One genomic region from Mytilus trossulus isolate FHL-02 chromosome 9, PNRI_Mtr1.1.1.hap1, whole genome shotgun sequence encodes:
- the LOC134685290 gene encoding dynein axonemal assembly factor 3-like: MTDQFGTITWWGFTPALDLQDTDTISALNNLKLDTDEGKDTLNILLIGAGDIRHVLQTIARSYRHKKRKIHFYIIETQCELYCRDLLFMSLFLEPQNRMGLQEKTELFLELYGNLLVRQQSMEYVQKMSNEMIKMVTDFDYLEKKLPCIDLSQLKFKERDFMEGIFKFWRNPDPKLFDVEKMWDLRLQRDLGVRYDTRDNVFDWDYHMRLVEREGDIIHAREYKNWRKYGIAYEPRDGNYDVPNRTLASGVLVKHEGERFAKRGFWGDMLVSPYITFGLQSEDKTLFKKNNNMYAKLSWHVSEFNILSLLHEIINKEKYVPPQIEETKENKTATITEIIEEEENEVDNKEKSDSTETASQSSPAKDEYESLPLDDVKITFLPVMSVADLSRKSKYQKLFDIVYFSNSLVHLLTSDLTPIYADAATIIAESARYMLQLKDDKVEEFFQKVKGMAEKAGCQVYEVDEPKKENYLKFTYRRQETS, translated from the exons ATGACGGATCAGTTCGGTACCATAACCTGGTGGGGATTCACTCCAGCTTTGGATTTGCAAGATACAG ataCAATCTCAGCTCTGAACAATTTGAAACTAGATACAGATGAAGGAAAAG ATACATTGAACATACTTTTGATTGGAGCAGGTGATATCAGACATGTTTTACAAACCATCGCCAGATCATATAGACACAAAAAACGGAAAATACAT tTCTACATCATTGAAACACAATGTGAACTTTACTGCAGAGACTTGTTGTTTATGTCATTGTTTCTGGAACCACAAAACAGAATGGGTTTACAAG AGAAAACAGAACTATTTTTAGAACTATATGGGAATTTACTTGTAAGGCAGCAGTCCATGGAATATGTACAGAAGATGTCAAATGAAATGATTAA gatggtTACAGATTTTGATTACTTAGAGAAAAAGTTACCCTGTATAGATTTATCACAATTGAAG tTTAAAGAAAGAGATTTCATGGaaggaatatttaaattttggagAAATCCTGATCCAAAGCTTTTTGACGTTGAAAAAATGTG GGACTTACGATTACAAAGAGATTTAGGAGTACGATATGATACAAGAGATAATGTATTTGACTGGGACTATCACATGAGATTAGTAGAAAGAGAG GGAGATATCATACATGCACGAGAATACAAGAATTGGAGGAAATATGGTATAGCCTATGAACCAAGAGACGGAAATTATGATGTACCTAACAGAACCCTGGCATCTGGTGTTCTTGTTAAACAT GAAGGAGAGAGGTTTGCCAAGCGAGGATTCTGGGGTGATATGTTAGTTAGCCCATATATTACCTTTGGTTTACAGTCAGAggataaaacattgtttaaaaagaataataatatgtATGCTAAA CTGTCATGGCATGTGTCAGAGTTCAATATTCTGTCTTTGTTACACGAAATAATTAACAAAGAGAAATATGTACCACCACAAATTGAAGAaacgaaagaaaataaaactgcAACTATAAcag aaattaTAGAAGAAGAGGAAAATGAGGTagataataaagaaaaatctgACAGCACTGAGACTGCATCACAATCTAGTCCTGCTAAAGATGAATATG AATCGTTGCCATTGGATGATGTAAAGATAACATTTTTACCCGTAATGTCAGTAGCAGATCTCTCAAGAAAAAGCAAATATCAAAAACTGTTTGACATCGTTTATTTCTCTAACAG tctGGTACATCTGCTTACCAGTGACTTGACACCAATATATGCTGATGCTGCTACAATTATTGCTGAGTCAGCACG ATACATGCTTCAGTTAAAAGATGACAAAGTAGAGGAATTTTTCCAGAAAGTCAAAGGCATGGCAGAAAAGGCTGGTTGTCAG gtctATGAAGTGGACGAACCAAAAAAAGAGAATTATCTTAAGTTCACATATAGAAGACAAGAAACAAGTTAA